In Hippoglossus hippoglossus isolate fHipHip1 chromosome 19, fHipHip1.pri, whole genome shotgun sequence, the DNA window TGctgaagtaaaaagaaaaatgcctCCTGCTCGCGTCACTCAGCTGCGATAAAAGTTGCGACAGTGGAAGtctgttctgtaaataaatTCCCAATCAAATATGAGGGCGTCTTCAATGCAGCGACGTGTACGGGCGCAACAATGTCACAGTGaatgaagtaaaagtacatttgatTCATGGCTAGACAGGTCTCTCCGTGGAGGGTTTGGAGGAAACTAATCACCGTGACATAACAAGACAACTGCGACAACAATTTGTCTCTGTCAGGTGACTTTGCTCATTTTTAAACAGCAACATGAAGACTCCCACCTCAAGATAATGGCTTGAAATGTGTCATAGGGGTGTCACTTAAAAGCAGATTACGGGAAAGCAATCGTGTGAGGAGGAAGCCTCCGTTCTGCCAtgtgaagggtgtgtgtgtgtgtgtgtgtgtgtgtgtgtgtgtgtgtgtgtgtgtgtgtgtgtgtgtgtgtgtgtgtgtgtgtgtgtgtgtgtgtgtgtgtgtgtgcacgcgtcTGCATGTCATGTCACCACGATACAGGTGCTGTTGTCTGGTGCCAGTGAAAAttgtctcctccctctttccacaaattcattatttaggaaatgggaagaggagaaaattaCTGATCAAAGACGTACCAACTCTCTGACTTCTTCAAGCTGTTTGTCGACATTTAGAACCAGCTGCGTCTTCTCctctgaaagggaaaaaaaacagcaacatattGATCAGCCGACAGAGGAACAGCGATTCATGACAACAACCCAACTCCCCCACAACAAGGGAAGAGACgggggagagggaaagaaagaggctGGGAGAAAACAACACACGAGGACACATTTGAAGATATATTTACACATTCTCTCCACACGACAAGCCAACATTTGATGTCTCTTAGTTATTGGCGTCTATGAGGCCTTTGTTGGTTTCTGTTGAGGAGCGGTGAGACACCTCGTGCCAACTCAAAGGGAAGGGAGGTGTCAGCTTTGCTCACTTGCCAGAAGTATGAGTCCCACTCAGAATGACTAACGCGCCGTTCCGCACCTCACCCCGTGGCTGCTCTTGCACATTACCCATTGAAACTCATTAGGACTGGCGAGAGTTCCAAAGGAGCGTGTAGACTACAGTTCATCCTACTGTTATTTAAGGCAGCAACATCACCGCTTCATTTCTGTACATACAAGAGGCTTTGTTCTGAAATTAGCTCTTTGCCATGAAAGTAAACCCCATGAAACGTAAAGGTTTGGTTGTACAACAATCGAGCGTCGACCTATTTGGAAATGATTAAAaggacagaaaatgtattaaaatgtgtgaaatacaCCAAAAAAAATAGCTTGAACCTACAATTAAGATATTTTAGTGAGGCACTCACTatatttacatggacaccaatattccaatATCAACCCaattaagacaatagtctgatTTTCTGATTATCTTAACCCAATGTTCATACTCTAGAGAAggaataatcaaattaagaaaTGCAGTCTTCTTAACTCAGTCACATTTTTGTAGACATGTAGGCTATAGATCTTTATCACATTATTACCACCTAGTTTTTGCATCATTTTGTAACAGTGACAGTTTACAACAGTTATCAAAGTCAACAAAGCTAAGAGCTTCAAAAGAAgtcacaaagaaatataattaagAAAATCAAAGCTAAAATCTTAATTTTCTCCGGCCCCACAGTCCAGGATTACCTTTGGCCAGCCcgaaaattcatttttaaaacccATGTCCAACCTCACAACCTACACAGTAAACAGCCAGAGGCGATTCACACAAGGGTGAGATGGTGCTTCCTCGCTCAAACTCGGGCCCAGGCCAGAGGGCTGTGAAATATATATGGGTTATTACCAAGACTACAACTTGCAGAAATATGGCAAATAACAAGAAAGGAGTgcttggcaaaaaaaaagatttgagtTGCAATGATTGACATGCAGACTCATGGCATGAGCTCAGAAAGgtgaaaaaaaggacatttgtGTTTCATGGAACGAGGCCTATTTCAGTGTATTCTTATTCAAATATTCCTTGAACCTCAGTTTTTGGTGAATGgtaacaaataaatatataagtacacaaTCATTTGACTGTTATATGAATGAAGACGGTCATGGACATTTTTTCCCACACGCCACGGCCATTATCAGCAATTGTGCACATGTGAAGTAAAGGCATACAACAACAGCAATGACAAAAGCCTTTTGTCTGGAGCAATATTAACGTATTAAAACGAGGGGCTGTAAAACCCCAGGCAAAATTCGGCTACTTCAGGAAGAAAAAGCCAGAGGGACTtaagaaaggaagaaaagaaaaacgttaACGAGGAGGAAGGGAATTGAAATTCAACTATAAACTATTCTGTTGGTGGCAGAAAACGTAGAACGGGCACTTATGGTTTCTGGCTTTGTACATATTCATACCGGCTTACTCCGACACAGTTAACAGATGGTGAGAGGAAGCAATGTGGAATTACTCGGTGGAATGGGCTGCCATGAATCTTCAAAGATGCCAATTGCACACCAGAAATATTCAGTCAGCCGAGGTTTTTGTGAGAGCAAGTGGCCTTTGAAAAACCAATGTGCAAGTGTGAGCCTTGAGTAGAAGATTAGCATCCTCAGTAGGGGTTAGATGCAGATTTTAGCAATCAAAACTAAACTAGTAGAGTCAACTAGATGTAGACATTACAGTTACAATCACAAGTACAGTGGCTGATGTGCAAAATGTCAATGATGGATGGATATCTTACACATATTTCGAAAATATGCAGCTACGCATTTCTCTCTGGAAAATCCCAGTGgaatttcaacaaaaaaaaaaagttcaaaatgGGAATTGAAAAATGACTAGGGGgttatatttttacataattaGATCAATATAAGCTTGTTGACCATTTTACCTCCACTTCTAACTGGGATAAGTATTCAGCGCAAACTCAAAGTTATGAGGTTGTCTGTGAATTGAAAAACTGTGTTTCATCTGGATACAgaatgacagaaacacaaataggCCGATGAGCCCGGATGAATTTTGGCGTGAAGTGATGATGTCTTTTAACGGCTCTTTAAAACATCATCAGTATCTGAAAGTCCCCTGATGGCGTTCTGAAAGAACATTAAAAATTAAAGTTTTAGAGGATCAAGAAAACCTTTTGACAAGAAACTGACAGTGAAATAAGTGCATCAGCTCAACTAGACAGAATTTGTCTGAGGAAAGCTATTGGAGTCTTTGCTATACCAGCAATACTGTGAATAATTTAGCTTTCAGTGAACTATTACTGTTATAAACTGCTTTTTCCGTAATATCATTTTTCAAATTTGAGGCTTACATATGAAGGTATAGCTGGATGGAAGGTAAATtataatgtaaagtaaaataaaaaggacataTACTCAGCCCTACATCCGTCTTGCTTTGTGGAAGACTGAATGTGCAGCAGCCACACGTGGATGTGTAATCTAGCACATCCTCTTTGCCCTTTATACAGAGAGCTGTGCCTGCTACCACCCATACTGGTGCTGGTGGCTTCACCTTTTTATCATCATTGATTGCTGTTGTGGTTTTCCCTTTGTGTAGTTGTGTCACAATGTGAAAGAGATCCACCCTTTTAATGATTAAAGGGATTCTGAGTGGGACTCCATAACTGTCATCTCATTAAAATCACATTGATCATACATGTTCATTGTCATCCCGATGTTCTCTCCCTGTTTTGATGTCTTTCTTCAAAGTATATTGACTCTGGTTTATTTGTGATGGACATAAATTTGAAGACGTTGCGTCAATATAAGATCAATGCTTAACATAATGTTGACTACATTCATGGCAACAAAGCATCCACATCAAACAACCTGAAATATTTATGAATCACCTCTACGTGACAACCACTATGGACTAAATTATTTACAAGAGGACATGCTATGCTCTTTACATTTTTGCAATGTTCGCCACCCCCAGCTATGTGAACTCAGACACCGAATCAACAACACGATGCAAACACAAATCCCTGAATTCAAATATAATCTGACAAAACAGAGCATGTGGCCGCCCGGTAACTAGGCTGACATACAAGGTGTCTCATCGTTCTTCTTTCCATCTATTGTTTAAACCCACATATTAGATTTCACAGTAACTGGGGTAGAAcctgttcaaacatttattggcCAGAGGGGAGTTGAACAACAAGCTCTGTCACACCTTTGGCCATTTTATCATTCACCGATATACCAGACACGTAGTGCTACAAGAAACCATGTCATCAGACCTTTTGCAAAGCAGACAATTTACATGTCGTGAGCAGGAAAAGCACACGTGTATAgaataacattaacaatggcTTTAGTCTGTGTACGTGTCCCTTTGAGACATCATGCACAATACAAGATCCCGAGACTGGCATAGAACTGAAATACAGGCACgattaatgttattaattacAGTTTCCTGTTATTATataaagtcagtgtgtgttgtttttttccatacAGGTCTGACCTCTTGTTATGAAGTGACAGTACCTAGTACTCTATGTTAGATGTGCTTCACTTCTCATTTTAACACTTCCATTATTAAAGGTAGTAGCTTGGGAAAGCAGGTGCACCTTAACTAAAGGGAAACACATTAGGTCATGTGTCATTAAAATCAGTGTTTGCCATTATCACACTGAATTACATCAATTTCAGACAAACCCAGACAGCAACAGGTGATGTGGTTGTTCCACACACAACCATAAGAACACTGTAGATTAAGTAAAGCATTTTAAACCATTAGATAAAATGCTGTATTGCTGAAATGTCACAGGTAAGCTACACCTGCTACCGTTAGCTTCCTAGCTAAACAGCTAGCCAGCCGCAGCTAAGCGGTTCCAGCTAATAAGCTCAACCCGTCTTACCCCCGCTCAGTTTGGGAACTCTGCCGATTTTGTTGGTTATCTCTGCCGTGGCGGTCCCGAAGTCCTGCTCGTAGGCTTCAAAGTCTGAAGACATGTTGGCGTGTGAACAGGCCGAGGTTGACAGTTAGCTCCGGATGATAATAACAACACGGCTCGAATGGAGTCCCCTTCCTTGAGTCGCAGTGAAATGTGCCCGGCGAGGACCtgaactttgttttttgttttattttattccgaCACCTGCAAACGGTCCCAAGCAAGAGGATGGAAAACACCGCTCGGCtcttatgttgtttgtttgtttctgttttgttttttaaattaaatagatTCACACttttgttaataaataaatagttaaaagtaaaaacaatgtGTCCGCTTCGGGGAGGAAGTTTCTGAAGCACCATGACCAACGATCCCCCTCATACTCAGAAGAAattggagaaaaacaacaaggaaGTGAGCAGGTTAgtcttttacatttctttcgTCTTCCTCCATTTAAACCTTTCGCGAATACACcagtaaacatttgttttactgtcaATATTCTGTATAAaccgtgtttgtgtttttttttcatcttgtggCCACAGCCCCAGCCTGATACGTTAGTCTTGACTAGCTGGTGAACAGGCTAGCGAAGTAGCTAGCTGTTAGCCCTGTTGCTAAAAATCAATAGAACACGTTTAGCTAAATGTGTCGTCCCTTATTATTCTTAAGCCCCACTTGTCTGGCGCGTGATTGACACAGACTGGGCTCAGGTTATAACGTGTTGCATGCGAGGGTTTCACcgtgttgctgtgttttcttccGGATGTGGAATTAGCTAGCTTGATGTCATGAGCTAATTATACTCATGACATCAAGTGATTTAATGTGCAACACTGGTGTGTAGTGTGTTtatcagtgtgttgttgtgtctctaCCTTTTACAGTTTTGATCAATAAGATCATgtgaaatgcaaaaaacaaaaattacaatAGAAACAAGAGATGGTGAAATGCTGTAAACATGCAGATGTTACGCTAACCTCATTATTAAGGGTTGGTCAACGAAAACAATCATTTTCAATCAATAGCAATATAGCAAAACATCAATATATATGTACATGATGCTTATGCATTATGAAAGCACAAGGAGGAGGTAGAACACACCATTGGTTATAATGTTCTAGCTCAGatttgtgagtgtttgtcattctccgTCCATAAAGAAGGGTTTTAAACCACAGTCCTCACACAGGAGCCAAAATCAGtcttaaaaagaaataagaatgTAATATTAACATTCATCGTAATAGTCTCAGcatagggttaggggttagctTTTGGCACTGAAAGCAgttaaaaaactgaaaccagATACATTGCAAAAAATGGATCGAATGATCAATGgttctgatgtttgtttgtttgtttttttatttcactctagATGGGGAATCTGAGTTTGTCACAAGGATAGTGTGCTCCGACAATTGGCTGGAGAGGATGCTGCTCTTTGCCACGGCAAAGAACAATGGGACACGGAGAGCCCCAGTGATACAAGACCAGGACAGTTGCTGGCTACTCAGAAGACGAGAAAAAATATGTGCATCGTCCCCACCTCTGTCATTGCAAGATAGCAGAGGAACAAATTAACACATTGTTGAAACTTGGTCAATACATTTCAGGACTCAACTGACCAACATATTGGGTCTAAACGTGTGGCAACAAAATGAACTTCCTGTCAACTTTTGTGACATTTGAGAACCTCCATGAGGTTCGGAGATTGTGCCACTGGGGACCGGTCATAGCCCTGTCCGTCATTGCTATATGCTCCACCATGGCAATTGTGGACTCCATTATCTGGTACTGGCCCCTAGACACTACAGGAGGAAGCATTAACTTCATCATGCTCCTCAACTGGACGGTCCTCATCCTCTACAACTACTTCAACGCTATGTTTGTTGGACCTGGAAACATCCCTCTTGGATGGATACCAGTAAGGACAATGCTCTATTGCCTTTTTTACTCAAAGAACAGTTCGGTACCATTTACTGCAGAGTGAAACTATTATATATTTGGAAAGTTGCTTCtgatatttttgtcatttgtttatcCCAAAACAGGAGAATCAACTGGAAAGCCAGTACCTACAATACTGCAGAGTGTGCCATGGGTACAAGGCCCCCAGATCCCACCACTGTCGCAAGTGTAACAGGTAGTTGCATTTATTACCAAAGTAACAGAGGATCTTATCTCACATATGAGATGTACTTGAAAAAAATAAGATCACAGAGATGGAGCCATGACCGCGAATAGATGAGTTTTCTAGAGCAAGAAACTACAGCGGAGTCATGGTTGTGCATCTTTTGGTCATGCAGTGCTGTAACGTATCTTTGTGATTTTTAACTGCAAACTTGAATTCTCCTAATCACTGCACATTGCAAAAGACAAGAGCTGACAAACGTACACAACCCTCACAGGCCTGTCAAGGTAAAACAAGCCTCTGATTTCAAtcagtttttgtctttttaataaaatttATAGACGTATTCACATCGACACCGAGCTGTTACACATTTGCagtcttattctgaaaaaaaagatgaacttTTCGCTCTATGTTCTCCCAAACAACCAGTGGATTCCCCCAGcattcctcttctcctctgcctcccctccCACAGGTGTGTGATGAAGATGGACCACCACTGCCCTTGGATCAATAACTGCTGCGGCCACCTTAACCACGGCTACTTCaccagcttcctgctgctggctCCTCTGGGCTGCTCGCACGCTGCCTTCATCTTTATTATGACCATGTACACGCAGCTTTATGAGAGGGTGAGTAGTCTCCTTACCCCACTACACCGTGCTATTGATGGCTTACCATCATCACAGCTTTTCTCAAGCCAAAGTTAAGCAGTTTATTTTCCCAATTGATACAGAAATTGCCACACATATCAAGATCTGTACTTTGTCCTCACTGTAGATTTCATTTGGCTGGAGCACTGTGAAGATTGACATGAGTGCCGTTCGGCAGTTTCAGCCCCTCATGCCCTTCAGCGTTCCTGCCTTTGCTGCCACACTCTTTGCCTTAGGCTTGGCACTGGGTACCACTATTGCGGTCGGCATGCTTTTCTTCATACAGGTAAagtttgtatctgtgttttttaatttacacaTGGCTGTTGGCTACATCTTCTGAGCTCACTTTGGAAAACTCTGGTAAAAATCTACATATTATGGCAGAttatgatgatgtcatgtgatgtctttcaaagaaaaagagaagtaaaAAGTTTGGGGTTTATTTTTGACCTATCCTAAATACCagagttatttttaaaagaaagtatTAGTTTTCTCTGATAATCAAAACAGTCTTTCCTTTTCAGATAAAAGTCATCTTTCGAAATAAGACCTCGATCGAGTCGTGGATCGAGGAAAAGGTCAGAATCTCTCAGTGACTTTGCTTTATGTAGACATTTTGACTCTTTTTTAGTGTTTGATCTAGAAAAAAATACTCTAGTGCTTTTTTATCCTCACAGTATTTCAGGATTATAATTAACATAGTTTAATCTTTTGTCAAAGTTCTTTTCAGAATCAGCCGTCAGTACAATGTGGTTCACTGATAACAGAAACATGAAACCACCACACCCACCTGATCCTATTCACTGTATTTTCTCCACTAGGCCAAAGACAGAATACAGCACTACCAAACAGGGGAGGAGTTCATCTTCCCCTACGACCTCGGCAGCCGCTGGCTGAACTTCAAGCAAGTGATCACATGGACAGGGATGCCCAAGGGTGACGGTATTGAATGGCCAGTCCATCCCAAGTGTCACCAGCACACCTTAACTGTAGGTTTGGGTTTTTGTTTGGTCTGTTACTCCCCTTATGTGATAGTGgaaaatattttgtgtaaatGATAAGTTATCATAAATCTGTCAGACCCTTTATACATTTCATGTTAAGCAGTGAGATTAAGTGTTCTTCCTTTTTGAACAGATTGAGCAACTGAAGCAGAAAGCTGATAAACGAGTGAGAAGTGTAAGTACCTGCCAGATCTGTATTGTGACACCGATGTGGTGTTGATTTACacaaagcacagacacacaggagtaGAATCTAGGCTGGAATGGCGAGGCCCTGTGACTTGCACCTCCCCATTTATGTCATCTAATAAGAACCTGTGCCATTTCATGCAAGTATGACCAGTTTTTAGTGCATCAGAAATGTCATAACAGCTTGTCCAttctgatgatgctgatgtATCATAGATGTATAGTCCTATCGAATCGATGCTTAATCAATTCTCTGTGCATCTTTTCCGAATATAATCCTGCAGCAAAAACTGAGCCTCTCGATGATCAAGTTACAATTAACTTAACTTGTGATTAATGAGCATgactcataaacacacatcctGTATCTATCTTGTATGAATTAAGTTGTTGTTCGGGCATTAGAATAACCACATATCCTGTTCGACTCGGCCAGCAGGTCCAGTACCAGGCGGTGGAACACTATAACGGAGCTTGCTGCCCTCTCAGCAAGGGGATCCAAACATTTTTCCGAACCCCGTGCACCGAGGAGCCCAGGATCCCGCTCAACAAGGGGGACACCATCCTTGCCACCCGTGGCACCAAGTaagttcattcatttattgACCAAAACTATTATTTTTGGTCTATCTGTGAATTCTGTGcctaaatttgttttaattctctTTAGATGGTGGATGTACGGAGACAAAGTTCTGAATGAGGAGCAAATGACAGGTAAAAATGACGGCATTACAGCTGCTTTTGCTGTTATTTgattaatatttgatttatgtttttaaattcacactAAAAATTGCCATTTCGTTCTGTTTTGACGTTCCAGGGGGGGAGCGTGTAAGGGGATGGTTCCCAAGGCGATGTGTGGAGAAGTGCCATTATGACACGGCTGCCAGCGATAGCACCAGCGAAAAGAAAGTAAATTAATGTATTTCAACTGGCTTTATGTAGAGCAGGGGAGTTCAACTGAACAGAAGGCGTCAATGTTCATTATCATGCATCCACTGAAGATGTCATGCCTCATGCTGCAGGCTCACCATCAAGAATTGCATACTTTGATTTAAAGTTTCGCCCACATTTCAAGCCcaactttaatttgttttaaaggttcatCGTTCCCTAAATCTTAACGAGCACTTTGCTGTCAATTCACGTCTTAAAGAGAAGGACTCGTCCCCCCGGGTTCAGTTTGACTCCTCTGACCAAAAAGTGAAACCCAGCAAGAGTCTTAATTTTTCAATAATTGCCACCAGGCTTTAATGTGACTTCATTGTGATGACTTTTTACTTGaatatgttgtgtttactgGTTGATGTCCTTTTTTGCTATATATGCAAATGCCTCTGCCCAGCTAACCCCAGGGCTCCGTCATGCAACTCTTTCTACAGTATGGAGATAACACggaatttctttttattatttttgtaaaaacGAAATGTTGGCCTCAaagtataaattaaaaaaaagaaaccttgtTCAggagttgttttgttttatgtctcCTTTGATAATAGGTACAAAAGTGTCTGTACAATGGGGCTTGTTACCAAATATTTGCACAACATGAgccatatttattttcaaattagtCTGCATCCGTAGAACTTAGTAGTGCACACACCCTGAGGATATCAAACTGGAACTTGCAAGAGTTCAGGTTTGAAGGCGTGGTTGGTTTGCTTGGTTTGCATACATGTGTTTCCCTTTTGGCTTTTctgtttaaattcaaatgatATTATCTTTTATAATCAGGCTTTTGACAATATGTCTCTGATCTAAatatttttattgcattaaCTTTTAGTCATGGTTCTGTGTCTGTTATTATGATTTATCTGCATATTTATTAACTACACGCACCCATTATGAACCGCACTTTAACTATGGTTTAACTCTCTTAACTGcaatattctcacactgcaatACTTATTTtgacactgtatatattagtttttattccattcataagTATTATTATCcctacacttaagtattgcacGTGACTTACTCtcgctgctgtaatattgcaagtttccccattgtgggactaaaaGAGGATTATCATACCTTTTATACATAGATAGATTGTATTGTGATATATTTGACAtatatgtattgttttatttacatttaacgtgtgtgtgtttacgggCTGTGAATAAGAAAAGGTTGGAAactacaacccccccccccccccccccccccccccgaaatgTGTGACACGGCCACACGTCACACACCCTTCAGCCAATCGGGGGGCAGGGTGGACAGTGACCACCCAGTGTAGTTGATGTGTGGGCGACTTCCACCAGTGTCAGTCTGGTTACTCTGACTGTGGTGGACTGAAGTGACCCGGCCCCTCGTTGAAGACCAGCAGGAGACCTGTCGTCCGTCGGGACCGATCTGCGGCTCCGCGACACGATTCATCCGCGAGTCTCgtcgctgcagctctgctcgACACAGGTGAGCTCGTGCTAACGTGCAGAGGGCGCTCACCGGCCAGATTGTCACTTTCAGAGCAGGACAACAAGCGAACTGTAACTTTGCAGGATCCAGAATAACACCGTCAACTTTAGCTCCTTTCCATCGTGCATGTCCACGTTAGAATGAAGGTTTGTGATGCTAGTTCTTGTACAGGCAGGGGTGCTAcatagctagctagctagccaCGACTTTGCTGACACTCTTGTAACCTGACTCTAACCCTTCACCTCGGGTCAACTTGCTAGCTGCTATTGTGACGATAACACGCGTTGTGTCTGTGGAACATCGCGTGAACAGCTGTGTGGACTGTAAGAAGACATGTTAGCTCCCATGCTAAAGTCCTTCCTGCTAATGACACTTGGTATAAACATGGACAACTCGTTTCTGATTAGTCGACGACTGGTTATGATTCGGGTTGTCCAATCAGGCTGCTTGTGGGCGGGATCAGGAAAGAGGaagtacctttttttttttttcaattcaagttaaattaaaacttataataatataattgaaTATGATGTGATACAAACAAGACATGTCATACTTAAAATCATGAATGAAACAATGTCCACAAGACTGAGCCATGTTGAACAATAAGAAGATGcagataatatataataaaaaaactcctcccaaacactgacacaatgaACTATACTGTCACTTATTGTTTACATATTATTGTGACAATGTAAAGTATGAGGAGACATCTTTAAATGGCGGTGCTGATGTCAGAGGTGGTGAATCATTCCATTGTTGCAACTCAGAGAGACTGCAAGTCTGTTGACTATATTATCTCTAATTCCTAAAGCCTCTTAGCTTATCAGTAACTACACTGTGTGTAGCAATAGCATGTGAACAGCCCTGAGTGATGCAAGAGTCATAACCTAGATTGTTTTAAAGTATATATACAAGTATACAAACCTACAACATAAGCTTAATATAACGTAATGTacatattgttttactttttctttctctttcttcctcgtCAGTGTTTTCCATCCTCTGACAGAAACTGTGACGGCCGTGAGTTCCCTGTGTTGTTCGCCAGTAACATGTCCATGTTCACCACGGGCATCCTTGTGCTGACGTCTCCTATCCACACTCTCCCGCTGCGCATCGCTCCAGTGCTCAGCTCAGCCGCTCAGCTCGTAGAGCGCACGCTGTACGTCCACCTCCACCCTGGGCTCAACTTGGGAAGTGGGAGTCAGCAGCGACCAGCTTTCATCCCGCCATTTGTGGACCTGTCAGCGGTCATCACCCGCCTTTACAGCAATGCGGCAGATATATGCGGGCACCTGGATATTCGGGTGTTGCTGACCAACGTCCGCGCTCAGTCCGGCAGTGTTACAAATGGCCCCTTCCCCACCccacagcctctgtctcactccCCCGACGTGGTGCTCACAGACTTTCCCCTGCAGGACCCAGGTCAGTCGCATCAGGTGACCCAGTGTCTGCAGAAGTACACTGGCCGTTGCTATG includes these proteins:
- the zdhhc6 gene encoding palmitoyltransferase ZDHHC6 isoform X1, with the translated sequence MNFLSTFVTFENLHEVRRLCHWGPVIALSVIAICSTMAIVDSIIWYWPLDTTGGSINFIMLLNWTVLILYNYFNAMFVGPGNIPLGWIPENQLESQYLQYCRVCHGYKAPRSHHCRKCNRCVMKMDHHCPWINNCCGHLNHGYFTSFLLLAPLGCSHAAFIFIMTMYTQLYERISFGWSTVKIDMSAVRQFQPLMPFSVPAFAATLFALGLALGTTIAVGMLFFIQIKVIFRNKTSIESWIEEKAKDRIQHYQTGEEFIFPYDLGSRWLNFKQVITWTGMPKGDGIEWPVHPKCHQHTLTIEQLKQKADKRVRSQVQYQAVEHYNGACCPLSKGIQTFFRTPCTEEPRIPLNKGDTILATRGTKWWMYGDKVLNEEQMTGGERVRGWFPRRCVEKCHYDTAASDSTSEKKVN
- the zdhhc6 gene encoding palmitoyltransferase ZDHHC6 isoform X2, producing MNFLSTFVTFENLHEVRRLCHWGPVIALSVIAICSTMAIVDSIIWYWPLDTTGGSINFIMLLNWTVLILYNYFNAMFVGPGNIPLGWIPENQLESQYLQYCRVCHGYKAPRSHHCRKCNRCVMKMDHHCPWINNCCGHLNHGYFTSFLLLAPLGCSHAAFIFIMTMYTQLYERISFGWSTVKIDMSAVRQFQPLMPFSVPAFAATLFALGLALGTTIAVGMLFFIQIKVIFRNKTSIESWIEEKAKDRIQHYQTGEEFIFPYDLGSRWLNFKQVITWTGMPKGDGIEWPVHPKCHQHTLTIEQLKQKADKRVRSVQYQAVEHYNGACCPLSKGIQTFFRTPCTEEPRIPLNKGDTILATRGTKWWMYGDKVLNEEQMTGGERVRGWFPRRCVEKCHYDTAASDSTSEKKVN